From Salarias fasciatus chromosome 12, fSalaFa1.1, whole genome shotgun sequence, the proteins below share one genomic window:
- the cfap251 gene encoding cilia- and flagella-associated protein 251 yields MSGDVFPTNSGAEPQLFVDLKPDMEPAGVDEKIQTQNSDEGHASREETKSDTPQTFGHSQVYTATAETLFSNKMRQTKPHVLSLERVYGMNPHLPVFTLQDHDQLVILYAGAHVGIIYNHMLNSQHILQGHSQPISCMCVSEDRRWIATADQGSKSVVMIWDSYSGIPVNTLFDCHCDGGVSAMSFSSDTKHLVTVGAEQVQRVCIWDWTKETQAPSCFTEVSPACGFQEYIIFNPNDSTQVLSISKSHVLLYTTANGNLQCFPMDIKKLINVRVKRNSSTKNDQLSENVNLADVALSRSVFHWRDPEVLTATGCNLMVCNVEEGLVANQNFPSERVKIIPLQKSLITLLTVTDSCIVTGDTQGQIRFYDENFCLLTWYSEFKLDAIVSISFSKECTEGHLDDCTLEAAPVILRNFVVSTVSSTVVHVDAQRSSSRILLQEDYEPIHTVACHPDLPAVAIGNQRGVLKVWDYNNKVTTDRRVFETEKQIQCLTFDPKGIYLAVGFGSGAVHILNSKTLQSDPEERFHYTNDSIQLITFSSDSKYLATADTGRAVTVFCCQMNGGSSPRWTYLGRYRSHSKPIKDLLFGVHLDSTQPRLLSLGMDRRLVDYDLKNSDVNQLRILSSDSIEQSAVPTCMTWYPPLTTEQFLLTASDQYKMKLYNSTTKMCRKTLLGPTYGSPIKQIAVLPKSKELETTPYYLAFITEDKVGLQMLPLDGNPYKSSALVCHPTGVSAFACSPDGQLIFTAGSSDCMLLSWEINLNVLEAGAHLGGKDLEPFFALLEGGRNGKFYQEMEDFFSFCQIRHQGLDLMENRQLSTKIPLSEVPTLMRALAYFPTEQEVEHMQNEVKFSKYAETGKYVTDIDLGEFIKLYVNHRPAFGISRNEISQAFHVHGHSDGTGQPVLQSHQLLELLQGRGERMTEEEVAECFATLLGLNDEEKDEEWEHSGRGKTHNDDSVRSLEDAIPEEISTETYISHIMSFPSPPE; encoded by the exons ATGTCAGGTGATGTGTTTCCAACAAACTCCGGAGCTGAGCCTCAGCTGTTTGTGGACCTAAAGCCGGATATGGAGCCTGCAGGTGTGGATGAGAAGATCCAGACACAAAACAGTGATGAAGGCCACGccagcagagaggaaacaaagtCTGACACACCGCAGACATTTGGGCACTCTCAAGTCTACACTGCAACTGCAGAAACTCTTTTCTCAAACAAGATGCGTCAGACAAAACCACATGTGCTG TCTCTCGAGAGGGTCTATGGGATGAATCCTCATCTTCCAGTCTTCACTCTGCAAGACCACGATCAGCTGGTGATCCTCTATGCTGGAGCTCATGTCGGGATCATATATAATCACATGTTAAACTCTCAGCATATTCTTCAG GGCCACTCCCAACCCATctcttgtatgtgtgtgagtgaagacCGGCGCTGGATTGCGACAGCAGACCAGGGCTCAAAAAGTGTGGTGATGATATGGGACTCCTACTCAGG TATTCCTGTGAACACATTATTTGACTGCCATTGTGATGGAGGGGTCAGTGCAATGAGTTTTTCAAGCGACACGAAGCATCTGGTCACCGTTGGAGCTGAACAGGTTCAG CGTGTGTGCATTTGGGACTGGACCAAAGAAACACAAGCGCCCTCGTGCTTTACTGAAGTCAGTCCTGCATGTGGTTTTcag gAATACATCATTTTTAATCCAAACGATAGCACCCAGGTGCTCAGCATTAGTAAAAGTCATGTGCTGCTTTACACCACG GCTAATGGAAATCTGCAATGCTTCCCAATGGACATCAAGAAG CTCATTAATGTACGCGTGAAAAGAAATAGTTCCACTAAGAATGATCAACTCTCTGAAAATGTGAACTTGGCCGATGTGGCTCTCAGTCGGTCGGTGTTTCACTGGAGAGATCCTGAGGTCCTGACAGCCACTGGATGCAACCTGATGGTGTGCAATGTGGAGGAAGGCCTGGTAGCAAACCAGAATTTCCCCAGTGAAAGAGTCAAGATAATCCCACTCCAGAAATCACTGATAACGCTTCTCACCGTAACCGACAG CTGCATCGTCACTGGTGACACTCAAGGCCAAATCCGATTTTATGATGAGAATTTCTGCCTTCTCACTTGGTACAGTGAATTCAAACTGGATGCCATTGTTTCTATTTCCTTTTCCAAAGAATGTACAGAGGGGCATCTGGATGACTGCACTCTGGAGGCAGCGCCAGTCATTTTAAG AAACTTTGTAGTTTCAACAGTCAGCTCTACTGTCGTGCATGTGGATGCACAGCGCAGCAGCTCTCGcatcctgctgcaggaggattaTGAACCAATTCACACAGTGGCATGCCACCCTGATCTTCCTGCTGTGGCTATTGGCAATCAAAGGGGCGTCTTAAAAGTGTGGGACTACAACAACAAAGTCACCACTGACCGCAGGGTTTTTGAGACGGAGAAGCAGATTCAGTGCCTCACTTTTGACCCTAAAG GAATATACCTGGCAGTGGGCTTTGGTAGTGGAGCTGTTCACATCCTGAATTCCAAAACCTTACAAAGTGATCCAGAAGAACGTTTTCATTACACTAATGACAGCATCCAGCTCATCACTTTCTCCTCAGACTCTAAGTATCTTGCTACAGCG GACACTGGAAGAGCAGTGACGGTGTTCTGCTGCCAGATGAATGGAGGCTCCTCGCCTCGTTGGACGTATCTGGGAAGGTACCGATCTCACTCCAAGCCCATCAAAGACCTCCTTTTCGGGGTGCACCTGGATAGCACCCAACCCAGGCTGCTCTCGCTGGGCATGGACCGTCGGCTG GTGGACTATGACCTCAAAAACAGTGATGTGAATCAGCTCCGCATCTTGAGCTCTGACAGCATTGAGCAGAGTGCCGTGCCCACGTGTATGACCTGGTACCCTCCCCTCACAACGGAGCAGTTTCTCCTCACTGCTTCAGACCAGTATAAGATGAAGCTTTACAACAGCACAACGAAGATGTGCAG AAAGACTCTCCTTGGCCCAACATATGGCTCTCCCATTAAGCAAATAGCTGTGCTTCCAAAGTCTAAAGAGCTGGAAACAACTCCATATTATCTGGCATTCATCACAGAAGACAAG GTTGGGCTCCAGATGTTGCCTCTGGATGGAAATCCCTACAAGTCCAGTGCTTTGGTTTGCCATCCGACCGGGGTGTCTGCGTTCGCCTGCTCTCCAGACGGACAGCTTATTTTCACCGCAGGAAGCTCTGACTGCATGCTCCTCTCATGGGAAATAAATCTTAA tgTGTTGGAGGCAGGAGCTCATCTTGGTGGGAAGGACCTGGAGCCATTTTTTGCTCTCCTAGAGGGAGGGAGAAATGGAAAATTCTACCAG GAgatggaggattttttttctttctgccaaaTCCGTCATCAAGGTCTTGACTTGATGGAAAACCGACAACTGTCGACCAAAATTCCCCTGTCGGAGGTTCCCACTCTAATGCGAGCTTTGGCTTACTTTCCTACTGAACAAGAG GTAGAACACATGCAAAACGAGGTGAAATTCAGCAAATATGCTGAAACAGGGAAATATGTGACCGACATCGACCTGGGGGAATTTATCAAGCTCTATGTGAACCATCGACCAGCCTTCGGCATCTCTAGAAACGAGATCAGTCAAGCCTTTCATGTCCATGGCCACAGTGATGGCACAGGACAGCCTGTTTTACAGTCACATCAGCTGCTGGAACTTCTGCAGGGCCGAG GAGAGCGCATGACTGAGGAAGAGGTGGCCGAGTGTTTTGCTACACTTTTAGGCCTCAACGATGAGGAGAAAGATGAAGAGTGGGAGCACTCAGGCCGTGGCAAAACTCATA ATGACGATTCAGTGCGTTCACTGGAGGATGCAATCCCAGAGGAAATATCAACGGAGACATATATAAGTCACATTATGAGCTTCCCTTCCCCTCCAGAGTGA